The following proteins come from a genomic window of Astatotilapia calliptera chromosome 11, fAstCal1.2, whole genome shotgun sequence:
- the LOC113032332 gene encoding uncharacterized protein LOC113032332: protein MVSNYKVPPKLDEARPYECWKNEVNIWRRVMELDKKKQALAVALGLEGRARETAMEIPAEDLDKDDGMEILLAKLDAVFQREEKDRAYEAYSCFDSIAKNHSVSMPDYIIDFEQRYNRMKKYNMTLPDAVLAFKLLDTACLDEKSRQLALTACTDLTFASMKSALKRIFGGKVTGVFSGIQLNQEAVFLTEQKGPKYKQNNGTSSRSGQRQPLQGTNPLDKFGKRTRCAICQSTYHWAKDCPHRNGDQVKLTEDGKVEECNITLYTKASMTDSEIFLTEALGSAIIDTACTRTVCGQKWLDSYMRDLSQGQVNKLLQSETPSSRPFRFGDGIVVYSSRKVKLPAKIGQTKCDIESEVVPVDIPLLLSKTSLKKAGTVLDMENDSVVMFKQPVPLELTSSGHYCVDIRDENTTESCNENEVLMVTAEMSTKEKQKVLVKLHKQFGHASAERLLRLIQSSGNTDKQCAVILQEIVRDCDICQKYCKTKPRPAVGLPLASEYNETVAMDLHELEPNVWYLHIIDHFTRFSAGSIVKTKKAAEIVNSFIHTWISIHGAPRRLYTDNGGEFNNTDIRDMAENFNIEVKTTAGYSPWSNGLLERHNMTPTEILLKSDGLPL from the exons TGGAGctggataaaaagaaacaggcaCTCGCGGTGGCGCTGGGGCTCGAGGGAAGAGCCAGAGAAACGGCCATGGAGATACCCGCGGAAGATTTGGACAAAGATGACGGTATGGAAATACTACTTGCAAAACTTGATGCGGTGtttcagagagaagagaaagaccGCGCTTATGAAGCCTACTCGTGTTTTGACTCCATTGCAAAGAACCACAGCGTGTCCATGCCAGACTACATTATAGACTTTGAACAGCGTTATAACCGGATGAAAAAGTACAACATGACGCTGCCTGACGCTGTGCTAGCATTTAAGCTTCTAGATACAGCTTGTCTTGATGAGAAAAGTCGACAGCTTGCACTGACAGCGTGCACGGACTTAACGTTTGCGTCTATGAAGTCTGCACTGAAACGGATTTTCGGAGGGAAAGTAACCGGAGTTTTCAGCGGAATTCAACTGAACCAAGAAGCAGTTTTCCTTACGGAACAAAAAGGtcccaaatacaaacaaaacaacggTACTTCGTCGCGGAGTGGACAGCGACAACCACTACAAGGTACCAACCCACTTGACAAGTTTGGCAAGCGAACAAGATGTGCTATTTGTCAGAGCACTTACCACTGGGCGAAAGACTGTCCTCATCGTAATGGTGACCAAGTAAAGCTAACTGAAGATGGGAAAGTGGAGGAGTGTAACATTACTTTGTACACTAAAGCCTCAATGACAGACTCTGAAATCTTCCTGACTGAGGCACTGGGGTCAGCCATTATTGATACTGCATGTACACGTACAGTTTGTGGTCAGAAGTGGCTAGACAGTTACATGCGTGACCTCAGCCAAGGCCAAGTAAACAAGCTGTTGCAATCAGAAACCCCCAGCTCCAGACCATTTCGCTTTGGGGATGGTATTGTAGTGTATTCCAGCAGAAAAGTGAAACTTCCAGCCAAAATTGGACAAACAAAATGTGACATTGAAAGTGAAGTAGTTCCTGTTGACATTCCACTACTACTGAGCAAAACGTCTCTCAAGAAAGCAGGGACTGTTCTAGACATGGAGAATGACAGTGTTGTCATGTTCAAGCAGCCTGTTCCCCTAGAGCTCACTAGTTCGGGACACTATTGTGTGGACATTAGAGATGAAAATACTACAGAAAGCTGCAATGAAAATGAAGTTCTCATGGTAACTGCTGAAATGTctacaaaagagaaacagaaagtcCTTGTGAAACTTCATAAGCAGTTTGGTCATGCATCTGCAGAGAGGTTATTGAGGCTCATCCAAAGCTCTGGCAATACAGATAAACAATGTGCAGTTATTCTACAAGAGATAGTTCGTGACTGTGACATTTGTCAGAAATATTGCAAAACCAAGCCGAGACCTGCTGTTGGTCTACCCCTGGCTTCTGAGTATAATGAGACAGTAGCGATGGATCTACATGAGCTGGAGCCCAATGTGTGGTACCTTCACATCATCGACCACTTCACACGCTTCAGTGCTGGCAGCAtcgtaaagacaaagaaagctgCAGAGATTGTCAACTCCTTCATTCACACCTGGATAAGCATTCACGGTGCCCCCAGACGGCTCTACACAGACAACGGCGGAGAGTTCAACAACACAGACATTCGGGACATGGCTGAAAACTTCAACATTGAGGTAAAAACAACGGCGGGGTATAGTCCCTGGAGCAACGGACTACTGGAGAGACATAACATGACACCTACAGAAATCCTCCTGAAG TCGGATGGTCTGCCGCTCTGA
- the LOC113032078 gene encoding uncharacterized protein LOC113032078, with product MVWWTVDLFGLYEISCISIYNMDPFKVDLRDAHILIGNSSERNAADTTECATINTTTSGENKTFNCENGTKWGRYVTVYKDTPGFLILFEVTMKGRKKEPFKLIKENKTWADARYHCREEHMDLVSILDNETQVWVGLEAQKADTPFVWLGLQYICGFDFWIWVNDQCVFFDQWAPDDTRTAVCGMNTAMNTSGNHLWYKKFVYDKYNFICAV from the exons ATGGT CTGGTGGACAGTTGACTTATTTGGTCTATATGAAATTTCCTGCATCAGCATTTACAACATGGATCCTTTCAAAGTTGATCTAAGAGACGCGCACATCCTCATCGGGAACTCATCTGAGAGAAATGCTGCTGACACCACTGA GTGTGCAACAATCAACACAACTACTAgtggagaaaataaaacatttaactgtGAAAATGGAACAAAGTGGGGGCGTTATGTAACTGTGTACAAAGACACACCTGGGTTTTTAATTCTGTTTGAGGTGACgatgaaaggcagaaaaaaag agCCCTTTAAACTGATTAAAGAGAACAAGACATGGGCAGACGCCCGGTACCACTGCAGAGAGGAACACATGGATCTGGTTTCCATCCTTGATAACGAGACCCAGGTCTGGGTTGGGTTGGAGGCTCAGAAGGCTGACACTCCCTTTGTCTGGCTGGGTCTTCAATACATCTGTGGCTTCGACTTCTGGATCTGGGTCAACGATCAGTGTGTATTTTTTGATCAGTGGGCTCCAGATGACACAAGAACAGCAGTCTGTGGCATGAACACTGCCATGAATACAAGTGGGAACCATTTGTGGTACAAGAAGTTTGTTTATGATAAATATAATTTCATCTGTGCAGTGTAA